The Rhizobium sp. BT03 genome has a window encoding:
- a CDS encoding DUF1467 family protein, protein MLQIFLQGFAVYFIIWWMTLFAVLPIGLRTQAEDNDVVLGTVPSAPSRFRAVFTFSLTTLISALIYGTWYVCDTYFGWGFDALPQLGPSFY, encoded by the coding sequence ATGCTCCAGATTTTTCTTCAGGGATTTGCCGTCTACTTCATCATCTGGTGGATGACGCTTTTCGCTGTCCTGCCGATTGGTCTGCGCACCCAGGCTGAGGACAATGACGTCGTGCTCGGCACCGTTCCGAGCGCGCCCAGCCGGTTTCGCGCCGTCTTCACCTTTTCGCTGACGACGCTGATCTCGGCTCTGATCTATGGCACCTGGTATGTCTGCGACACCTATTTCGGCTGGGGCTTCGATGCCCTTCCACAACTCGGGCCGAGCTTCTACTAA
- the proS gene encoding proline--tRNA ligase, with protein sequence MRLSRYFMPILKENPKEAEIVSHRLMLRAGMIRQQSQGIYSWLPLGKRVLDKVNAIIRDEQNRAGAIELSMPTLQSAELWQESGRYDAYGKEMLRIKDRQDRPMLYGPTNEEMVTDIFRSSVKSYKDLPLNLYHIQLKFRDEIRPRFGTMRSREFMMKDAYSFDLTREGAEHSYNKMFAAYLRTFDRLGLRAIPMRADTGPIGGNLSHEFIILADTGESEVFCHKDFVGFDIPDDNTDFDSVEGLKAIFDKWTSLYAATSEMHDEAAFNAVPEGERLSARGIEVGHIFYFGTKYSEAMGAKVQGPDGKEHFVHMGSYGIGPTRLVPAIIEASHDDNGIIWPASVTPFDVVVINMKAGDQACDDTCELIYAALTKAGKDVLYDDTDDRAGTKFATADLIGVPVQIIAGPRAVANGEVEVKDRKTGARETMTIEAAINRFVA encoded by the coding sequence ATGCGTCTGTCCCGCTATTTCATGCCCATCCTCAAGGAAAACCCCAAGGAGGCGGAAATCGTCTCCCACCGGCTGATGCTGCGCGCCGGCATGATCCGCCAGCAGTCGCAGGGCATCTATTCCTGGCTGCCGCTCGGCAAACGCGTGCTCGATAAGGTCAACGCCATTATCCGCGACGAGCAGAACCGGGCAGGCGCCATCGAGCTGTCGATGCCGACACTGCAGTCGGCCGAACTCTGGCAGGAAAGCGGCCGCTACGACGCCTATGGCAAGGAGATGCTGCGCATCAAGGACCGGCAGGATCGGCCGATGCTCTATGGCCCCACCAACGAGGAGATGGTGACGGATATTTTCCGCTCCTCCGTCAAGTCCTACAAGGATCTGCCGCTCAATCTCTATCACATCCAGCTGAAGTTCCGCGACGAGATCCGTCCGCGCTTCGGCACCATGCGCTCGCGCGAATTCATGATGAAGGATGCCTATTCCTTCGATCTGACGCGCGAAGGGGCGGAGCATTCCTACAACAAGATGTTCGCCGCCTACCTCAGAACCTTCGATCGGCTTGGCCTGCGCGCCATTCCGATGCGTGCCGATACCGGCCCGATCGGCGGCAATCTCAGCCATGAATTCATCATCCTCGCCGACACCGGCGAATCCGAGGTCTTCTGCCACAAGGATTTCGTCGGCTTCGATATTCCCGACGACAACACCGATTTCGACAGCGTCGAGGGCCTGAAGGCGATTTTCGACAAATGGACCTCGCTCTATGCGGCGACCTCGGAAATGCACGACGAGGCCGCCTTCAACGCCGTTCCCGAAGGCGAGCGGCTTTCGGCGCGCGGCATCGAGGTCGGCCATATCTTCTATTTCGGCACGAAATATTCCGAGGCGATGGGCGCGAAAGTGCAGGGGCCCGACGGCAAGGAACACTTCGTTCACATGGGTTCCTACGGTATCGGCCCGACACGCCTTGTTCCCGCCATCATCGAGGCATCGCATGACGACAACGGAATCATCTGGCCGGCCTCGGTCACGCCCTTCGATGTCGTGGTGATCAACATGAAGGCGGGCGATCAGGCCTGCGACGATACTTGCGAGCTGATCTATGCGGCGCTCACCAAGGCCGGCAAGGATGTGCTCTACGACGATACCGACGACCGGGCCGGCACGAAGTTCGCGACCGCCGACCTGATCGGCGTGCCCGTCCAGATCATCGCCGGCCCGCGCGCGGTCGCCAACGGCGAAGTCGAGGTGAAGGACCGCAAGACCGGCGCCCGCGAAACGATGACCATCGAAGCGGCGATCAACAGGTTCGTGGCTTAA
- a CDS encoding ribonuclease J, whose amino-acid sequence MAKQDELVFLPLGGVGEIGMNLALYGYGPPEHRQWIMVDCGVTFPGPDLPGVDLVLPDIRFLASERKNLKAIIITHAHEDHYGALADLWPGLNVPVYASGFTAGLLEAKRNFEKARIGEVPVTPFKAGDTINVGPFSIEGVAVNHSIPEPMSLMIRTPSGNVIHTGDWKIDHEPSLGPLTDETRFRQLGDEGVLALMCDSTNALRDGVSPSEKDVSESLRKIIEDAEGRVAITTFSSNVGRIRTVAEAAEAAGREVLLLGSSLKRVVDVAQDIGLMEGVKPFISEEEYGYIPRDKVVVILTGSQGEARAALAKLSRDEMRNVAFAAGDIVVFSSRAIPGNEKAIQDIKNGLVEQGVHIITDTEALVHVSGHPRRNELQRMYEWTRPKIVVPVHGEATHLTAHKELAEQSGIAIVPRVRNGDILRLAPGPVEVIGEAPHGRIYKDGSLIGDFDEMGIGERKKLSYVGHVAVSIVLDARYDIIGDPDLVSIGLPVYDDEGEEMEDTLFEAAISAVESIPRARRKDIDMVQEAVRRAIRAAANHAWGKKPVVTAFVTKV is encoded by the coding sequence CATGGTCGATTGCGGCGTCACCTTTCCCGGGCCCGATCTGCCGGGCGTCGACCTCGTGCTGCCCGATATCCGCTTCCTCGCCAGTGAGCGCAAGAATCTCAAAGCGATCATCATCACCCATGCGCATGAAGATCATTATGGCGCGCTCGCCGATCTCTGGCCGGGCTTGAACGTGCCGGTCTATGCCTCGGGCTTTACCGCTGGCCTGCTCGAAGCCAAGCGCAATTTCGAGAAGGCGAGGATCGGCGAAGTGCCGGTGACGCCGTTCAAGGCAGGCGACACGATCAATGTCGGCCCCTTCAGCATCGAAGGCGTGGCCGTCAACCATTCGATCCCCGAGCCGATGTCGCTGATGATCCGCACGCCGTCCGGCAATGTCATCCACACCGGCGACTGGAAGATCGACCACGAGCCCTCGCTCGGCCCCCTGACCGATGAGACGCGCTTCCGCCAGCTCGGCGACGAGGGTGTGCTGGCGCTGATGTGCGATTCCACCAATGCGCTGCGCGACGGTGTTTCGCCCTCCGAGAAGGATGTGTCGGAAAGCTTGCGCAAGATCATCGAGGATGCCGAGGGCCGGGTGGCGATCACCACCTTCTCGTCGAATGTCGGGCGCATCCGCACCGTTGCCGAAGCTGCCGAGGCGGCCGGCCGCGAAGTGCTGCTGCTCGGCAGCTCGCTGAAGCGCGTCGTCGACGTCGCCCAGGATATCGGTCTGATGGAGGGCGTAAAACCTTTCATCTCCGAGGAGGAATACGGTTACATCCCGCGTGACAAGGTCGTCGTCATCCTGACCGGCAGCCAGGGCGAGGCGCGGGCAGCGCTTGCCAAGCTCTCCCGCGACGAGATGCGCAATGTCGCCTTTGCGGCAGGCGATATCGTCGTGTTTTCCTCCCGCGCTATTCCCGGCAACGAGAAGGCGATCCAGGACATCAAGAACGGCCTCGTCGAGCAGGGCGTGCACATCATCACCGATACCGAGGCGCTGGTTCACGTCTCCGGCCATCCCCGCCGCAACGAGCTGCAGCGGATGTACGAGTGGACGCGGCCGAAGATCGTCGTGCCGGTGCATGGCGAGGCGACGCATCTGACGGCGCATAAGGAACTTGCCGAGCAATCCGGCATCGCGATCGTGCCGCGCGTGCGCAACGGCGATATCCTGCGGCTGGCGCCAGGCCCCGTCGAGGTGATCGGCGAGGCGCCGCATGGCCGCATCTACAAGGACGGGTCGCTGATCGGCGATTTCGACGAGATGGGGATCGGCGAGCGCAAGAAGCTCTCCTATGTCGGTCACGTCGCGGTCAGCATCGTGCTCGACGCCCGCTATGACATCATCGGCGATCCCGATCTCGTGTCGATCGGCCTGCCGGTTTATGACGACGAGGGCGAGGAGATGGAAGATACGCTCTTCGAAGCGGCGATCAGCGCAGTCGAAAGCATTCCGCGCGCCCGCCGCAAGGATATCGACATGGTGCAGGAGGCGGTGCGCCGCGCCATTCGCGCCGCCGCAAACCATGCCTGGGGCAAGAAGCCGGTCGTCACCGCCTTCGTCACCAAGGTCTGA
- a CDS encoding ABC transporter ATP-binding protein yields the protein MKRNVVLKLTGVERHYGQGDTLLPILKGADFSMSKGEIVALVAPSGTGKSTLLHVAGLLEHPDGGEVNINGHACDGLSDDKRTAIRRSEIGFVYQFHHLLPEFSALENIMMPQLIAGLSWKEAGERAGQLLDYMRIGHRGAHRPGELSGGEQQRVAIARAVANAPTLLLADEPTGNLDPETASYVFDALEALVRQSGLAALIATHNHELARRMDRRVTISDGKIVDF from the coding sequence ATGAAACGCAACGTCGTTCTCAAGCTTACCGGCGTCGAGCGCCATTACGGGCAGGGCGATACGCTGCTCCCGATCCTGAAGGGCGCGGATTTTTCGATGTCGAAGGGCGAGATCGTCGCTCTCGTCGCTCCTTCAGGCACCGGCAAGTCGACCCTGCTGCATGTCGCCGGCCTGCTGGAGCATCCGGACGGCGGCGAGGTCAACATCAACGGCCATGCCTGTGATGGCCTGAGCGATGACAAGCGCACGGCGATCCGCCGCAGCGAAATCGGCTTCGTCTACCAGTTTCACCACCTGCTGCCGGAATTTTCCGCGCTTGAGAACATCATGATGCCGCAGCTGATCGCCGGGCTGTCCTGGAAGGAAGCAGGAGAGCGGGCCGGCCAGCTTCTCGATTATATGCGCATCGGCCACCGCGGCGCCCATCGCCCCGGCGAGCTTTCCGGCGGCGAGCAGCAGCGCGTTGCGATCGCCCGCGCCGTCGCCAATGCGCCGACCCTGCTTCTTGCCGATGAGCCGACCGGCAATCTCGACCCGGAAACGGCAAGTTACGTCTTCGACGCGCTGGAGGCGCTGGTGCGCCAGTCCGGCCTCGCGGCCCTCATCGCCACCCACAATCACGAGCTCGCCCGCCGCATGGATCGGCGTGTGACGATCTCCGATGGCAAGATCGTCGATTTCTAA
- the mce gene encoding methylmalonyl-CoA epimerase, producing the protein MLGRVNHIAIAVPDLAAATAAYRDTLGAAVSQPQALPEHGVTVVFVELPNTKVELLQPLGEASPIAAFLEKNPSGGMHHICYEVDDIVLARDRLVAAGARVLGDGRPKTGAHGKPVLFLHPKDFFGTLIEIEQA; encoded by the coding sequence ATGCTTGGGCGAGTAAACCATATCGCCATCGCCGTTCCCGATCTGGCAGCGGCGACGGCTGCCTATCGCGACACGCTGGGTGCTGCCGTATCGCAGCCGCAGGCTCTGCCGGAGCACGGCGTCACCGTCGTCTTCGTCGAATTGCCGAACACCAAGGTCGAATTGCTGCAGCCGCTTGGCGAGGCCTCGCCGATCGCAGCCTTCCTCGAAAAGAACCCGTCCGGCGGCATGCATCACATCTGCTACGAGGTGGACGATATCGTTCTCGCCCGTGACCGGCTGGTCGCGGCCGGGGCGAGGGTGCTCGGCGACGGCCGGCCGAAAACCGGCGCGCATGGCAAGCCGGTGCTGTTTCTGCACCCCAAGGATTTCTTCGGCACGCTGATCGAGATCGAACAGGCGTGA
- a CDS encoding DUF5680 domain-containing protein translates to MFDIAMLNEFVVEAKAATYVGGGVPRTPCRPGAHDIGYERGDWRYLDSYFGGTDFAGQEVVWFAGEPVWVMNYFGWIVAPELIDGAAAGAVIKAALSAMYRQGRFLGGMEFDHPLGRYLDRSEGNCERFSGNECIMVDFRKAYMLEYRGGLVVP, encoded by the coding sequence ATGTTCGACATTGCGATGCTCAATGAATTCGTCGTGGAGGCCAAAGCTGCGACCTATGTCGGCGGCGGTGTGCCGCGCACGCCCTGCCGGCCGGGCGCTCACGATATCGGCTATGAGCGCGGCGACTGGCGTTATCTCGACAGTTACTTCGGCGGCACCGATTTCGCCGGACAGGAGGTTGTCTGGTTTGCCGGCGAGCCCGTCTGGGTGATGAATTATTTCGGCTGGATCGTCGCACCGGAGCTCATCGACGGCGCTGCCGCCGGTGCGGTGATCAAGGCGGCACTTTCAGCCATGTATCGGCAGGGACGCTTTCTCGGCGGCATGGAATTCGACCATCCGCTCGGCCGCTATCTCGATCGCAGCGAAGGGAACTGCGAGCGGTTCAGCGGCAATGAATGCATCATGGTCGACTTCAGGAAAGCCTATATGCTCGAATATCGCGGCGGATTGGTCGTCCCCTAA
- a CDS encoding lipoprotein-releasing ABC transporter permease subunit produces the protein MAEAAVDRSSKSGLGPAGRPFSTFERLVAWRYLRARRKEAFISVIAGFSFVGIMLGVATLIIVMAVMNGFRTELVSRILGINGHMIVQPSDGPFTDYADLSSRLAAVPGVKMALPLVEGQVLASAQAGGSTGALVRGVRAEDLTKLKAVSENIKPGDMVGFASGQGVLIGTGMANQLGLSVGDLITLTSPDGDITPMGVSPRVKSYKISGLFTIGMSEYDSSIIFMPLEESQLFFNAEGLVQSIELFVDHPDDIDTLRPKVEQAAGRQINLTDWRQRNQTFFSALQVERNVMFMILTLIVLVAALNIISGLIMLVKDKGSDIAILRTMGASAGAIMRIFFMTGAAIGIVGTVAGVLLGVLVCVNIESIRQFFSWISGTVIFNPQVYFLSQLPAEMDLSETISIVVMALTLSFIATIFPAWRASRLDPVQALRYE, from the coding sequence ATGGCAGAGGCAGCAGTGGACCGGAGTTCAAAATCCGGCTTGGGTCCGGCTGGCAGGCCATTTTCCACCTTCGAACGCCTCGTGGCCTGGCGCTATCTGCGCGCCCGGCGCAAGGAAGCCTTCATCTCGGTCATTGCCGGCTTTTCCTTCGTCGGCATCATGCTCGGCGTTGCGACGCTGATCATCGTCATGGCCGTCATGAACGGCTTCCGCACCGAGCTCGTCTCGCGCATCCTCGGCATCAACGGCCACATGATCGTCCAGCCGTCCGATGGTCCCTTCACCGATTATGCCGATCTCTCCAGCAGGCTTGCTGCGGTGCCCGGAGTCAAAATGGCGCTTCCCTTGGTGGAAGGCCAGGTGCTCGCCTCCGCCCAGGCCGGCGGCAGTACCGGCGCGCTGGTGCGGGGCGTCCGCGCCGAGGACCTGACCAAACTCAAAGCGGTCTCCGAGAATATCAAACCGGGCGACATGGTGGGTTTTGCCTCCGGCCAGGGCGTACTGATCGGCACCGGCATGGCCAACCAGCTCGGCCTGAGCGTCGGCGACCTTATCACGCTGACGTCGCCGGACGGTGACATCACGCCGATGGGCGTCAGCCCGCGCGTCAAGTCCTATAAGATCTCCGGCCTCTTCACGATCGGCATGTCGGAATATGATTCCTCGATCATCTTCATGCCGCTGGAGGAATCGCAGCTCTTTTTCAATGCCGAGGGGCTGGTGCAGTCGATCGAGCTTTTCGTCGATCACCCCGACGATATCGACACGCTGAGACCGAAGGTCGAGCAGGCGGCAGGCCGTCAGATCAACCTGACCGACTGGCGTCAGCGCAACCAGACCTTCTTCTCGGCGCTGCAGGTCGAGCGCAACGTCATGTTCATGATCCTGACGCTGATCGTGCTTGTCGCGGCGCTGAACATCATCTCCGGCCTCATCATGCTGGTGAAGGACAAGGGCAGCGATATCGCCATCCTGCGTACCATGGGCGCCAGTGCCGGCGCGATCATGCGCATCTTCTTCATGACCGGGGCGGCAATCGGTATCGTCGGCACCGTTGCCGGGGTTCTGCTCGGCGTCCTCGTCTGCGTCAACATCGAATCCATTCGCCAGTTCTTCTCCTGGATTTCAGGCACCGTGATCTTCAATCCGCAGGTCTATTTCCTCAGTCAGCTGCCGGCCGAGATGGATCTCAGCGAAACGATCTCGATCGTCGTCATGGCGCTGACGCTCTCCTTCATCGCGACCATCTTCCCCGCCTGGCGCGCCTCCAGGCTCGATCCGGTGCAGGCCCTGCGCTACGAATAA